In Microbacterium laevaniformans, a single window of DNA contains:
- a CDS encoding DUF3710 domain-containing protein — protein sequence MSDELQPTGTGDRASTGPFDEAEANPVRPYIDLGGIKVLPREGLNLRLEVEEQTKRIVAVGLDYADSTLQVQPFAASRSSGLWEETRDQIRQQIRQQGGRVEERHGPLGAELLAEVPVVSGPDAVAGKRLARFVGVDGPRWFLRGVIGGAATTDVEAAARVEDLFRSIVVVRGGSPMPPRDLIPLKMPAAPGTA from the coding sequence ATGAGCGATGAACTGCAGCCCACCGGCACAGGCGACCGCGCGTCGACGGGGCCCTTCGACGAGGCGGAGGCGAACCCCGTTCGCCCCTACATCGATCTCGGTGGCATCAAGGTGCTCCCACGCGAGGGACTGAACCTTCGCCTCGAAGTCGAGGAGCAGACCAAGCGCATCGTCGCGGTCGGGCTCGACTACGCCGATTCGACCCTGCAGGTGCAGCCGTTCGCCGCCTCGCGCTCCAGCGGGCTGTGGGAGGAGACCCGCGACCAGATCCGCCAGCAGATCCGCCAGCAGGGCGGGCGCGTGGAGGAGCGCCACGGCCCGCTCGGCGCCGAACTGCTCGCGGAGGTTCCCGTGGTGAGCGGGCCCGACGCGGTGGCCGGCAAGCGCCTGGCACGGTTCGTCGGCGTCGACGGACCCCGCTGGTTCCTGCGCGGTGTGATCGGGGGAGCGGCCACGACCGACGTCGAGGCGGCTGCGCGTGTGGAGGATCTCTTCCGCTCGATCGTCGTGGTGCGCGGCGGTAGCCCCATGCCGCCGCGCGATCTCATCCCGCTGAAGATGCCCGCCGCCCCCGGCACCGCATGA
- the dut gene encoding dUTP diphosphatase, whose product MIESVDVPIIAPQVPVYAHPGDAGADLVSSESVRLEPGARALVGTGVRIALPDGYAAFVVPRSGLAAKHGITIVNAPGTIDAGYRGEIKVALLNTDTREAYDIAVGDRIAQLIVMPVPRVRFLPVDDLPDTARGEGGFGSTGYQTGVTA is encoded by the coding sequence GTGATCGAATCCGTGGACGTTCCCATTATCGCGCCGCAGGTTCCCGTCTACGCACATCCCGGCGACGCCGGCGCAGATCTGGTCTCCTCCGAGAGCGTAAGACTCGAACCGGGCGCCCGCGCACTGGTGGGCACGGGCGTGCGCATCGCCCTGCCGGACGGATACGCCGCTTTCGTCGTGCCCCGCAGCGGTCTGGCCGCGAAGCACGGCATCACCATCGTCAACGCGCCCGGAACGATCGACGCGGGGTACCGCGGTGAGATCAAGGTCGCGCTCCTGAACACCGATACGCGCGAGGCGTACGACATCGCCGTGGGCGACCGCATCGCACAGCTCATCGTCATGCCCGTCCCGCGCGTCCGCTTCCTCCCCGTCGATGACTTGCCCGACACCGCACGCGGCGAGGGCGGGTTCGGCTCGACGGGCTATCAGACAGGAGTCACCGCATGA
- a CDS encoding DUF3093 domain-containing protein, whose translation MHIAAPAAPVSDVRYRERLSPSLWTLLSSAVVAPMVALVFVPLDPTVALAAGIAVGAVLICLLVFASPVVEVRGGELRVGRAHIPVDQLGTAEPLWADEARAARGPQLSAKAWHMFRGGIDPVVRVPVLDPGDPVTEWVFATRTPDRVVAAITRAQSR comes from the coding sequence ATGCACATCGCCGCTCCAGCCGCTCCCGTTTCCGACGTCCGCTACCGCGAACGGCTCAGTCCGTCGCTGTGGACGCTGCTCAGCTCGGCGGTGGTGGCGCCGATGGTCGCACTGGTGTTCGTCCCGCTGGATCCGACTGTCGCCCTCGCCGCGGGAATCGCGGTGGGTGCGGTCCTGATCTGCCTGCTCGTCTTCGCGTCTCCGGTCGTGGAGGTGCGAGGCGGCGAGCTGCGAGTCGGTCGCGCGCATATCCCGGTCGATCAGCTGGGCACCGCCGAGCCGTTGTGGGCAGACGAGGCGCGTGCTGCGCGTGGTCCTCAGCTGTCCGCGAAGGCATGGCACATGTTCCGCGGCGGGATCGACCCCGTGGTCCGCGTTCCCGTCCTCGATCCCGGCGACCCCGTCACGGAGTGGGTGTTCGCGACGCGCACGCCTGACCGGGTGGTCGCCGCGATCACGCGTGCGCAGTCGCGCTGA
- a CDS encoding DUF4193 domain-containing protein codes for MATDYDAPRKTDDDSESIEALKERVPDKMSGAVDVEDADNPSGFELPGADLSDLELDVVVLPPQEDEFTCVECFLVKHRTQIDHEIAGGAVCIECA; via the coding sequence ATGGCGACCGATTACGACGCCCCCCGTAAGACCGACGACGACAGCGAGTCGATCGAGGCTCTGAAGGAGCGCGTTCCCGACAAGATGTCCGGGGCCGTCGACGTCGAGGATGCCGACAACCCCTCCGGCTTCGAGCTGCCCGGCGCCGACCTCTCCGACCTGGAGCTGGACGTGGTCGTCCTGCCGCCGCAGGAAGACGAATTCACCTGCGTCGAGTGCTTCCTCGTGAAGCACCGCACCCAGATCGACCACGAGATCGCGGGCGGCGCCGTCTGCATCGAGTGCGCCTGA
- the sepH gene encoding septation protein SepH: MEQLKVIGTEEGVLVLATESGERYALPIDETLRSQLRRAQRDNEPRAARPSPRDIQAHIRSGMSAQEVAELLGARLEDVQRFERPVLAEREHIVGQALAVPVLIAGELDAAAQPTFGVAVRAKLAEAGASGERWTSWKDEDGWVVKLEFTANEVDHDARWGFDPRRSSLAPLNADATQLSRQGSLPEGLIPRLRALDASPLKDASRFDSGAFGPRRLDADSLAPEADITRPDVRVPVAPAVQDAAIKRAPDHAVTSAETADLLEALRRRRGQREPMPAEESATERPHSPVALFDALEPGYDESATDAEDSASAMEDTVISDSSRRKGRTSMPSWDEIVFGARTEDG; this comes from the coding sequence ATGGAACAGCTCAAGGTGATCGGAACCGAGGAAGGTGTCCTCGTTCTCGCCACGGAGTCCGGCGAACGGTACGCGCTGCCGATCGACGAGACGCTGCGCAGCCAGCTGCGCCGCGCACAGCGCGACAACGAGCCGCGTGCAGCGCGACCGAGCCCTCGCGACATCCAGGCGCATATCCGTTCCGGTATGTCGGCGCAGGAGGTCGCGGAGCTGCTCGGCGCTCGTCTGGAGGACGTGCAGCGCTTCGAGCGTCCCGTTCTCGCCGAGCGTGAGCACATCGTGGGCCAGGCGTTGGCCGTCCCGGTGCTGATCGCGGGAGAGCTCGATGCCGCGGCGCAGCCGACGTTCGGTGTCGCGGTGCGGGCCAAGCTCGCCGAAGCGGGCGCGAGCGGTGAACGGTGGACCAGCTGGAAGGACGAGGACGGCTGGGTCGTCAAGCTCGAGTTCACGGCGAACGAGGTCGACCACGACGCACGGTGGGGCTTCGACCCGCGCCGCAGCAGTCTCGCTCCGCTCAACGCCGATGCGACCCAGCTCTCTCGTCAGGGGTCGCTCCCCGAAGGACTGATCCCCCGCCTGCGCGCGCTCGATGCGTCGCCGCTGAAGGATGCGTCGCGGTTCGACTCCGGTGCGTTCGGCCCGCGGCGTCTGGACGCCGATTCCCTCGCTCCCGAAGCGGACATCACGCGGCCGGACGTGCGCGTGCCCGTCGCGCCCGCGGTTCAGGATGCCGCGATCAAGCGCGCTCCCGACCACGCGGTCACATCGGCCGAGACAGCAGACCTCCTCGAGGCGCTGCGCCGCCGTCGCGGCCAGCGTGAGCCCATGCCCGCGGAGGAGTCGGCCACGGAGCGTCCGCACTCCCCCGTGGCCCTGTTCGACGCACTCGAGCCCGGCTACGACGAATCGGCGACGGATGCCGAGGACTCGGCATCCGCGATGGAAGACACCGTCATCAGCGATTCGTCTCGCCGCAAGGGGCGCACCTCGATGCCGTCGTGGGACGAGATCGTCTTCGGAGCGCGCACCGAAGACGGGTGA
- a CDS encoding alkaline phosphatase family protein — protein sequence MSFSLPADPPAARSLTAIVPQLLASLTGDGDWFAPARSAILILVDGLGRGNLTARAGHARFLTGAMTKKDAARSTFPSTTATALTGLLTATDAGAHGIVGYRARIPGTDIAPNQLKGWESDGLDPMTWQRSAPLLEREAHAGRPTFVVTKGLYRDSGFTQAIQRGAEFVAAATPSERLAAAAERAAAHPGALVYVYIPELDTLGHAYGWESAQWLQGLEELDADLRRFDAQLAPGVGALVTADHGMVDVPAHRQVLLRDGDPLLQGVRLVAGEPRMLQLYTEDRESRAVAERWSEAEQSRSWVMTRDEAIDAGLYGAAVHPDVRPRIGDVLVAARSAVAYYDDRLADKKPQRMIGQHGSLTDQERIVPLIRLGALAKG from the coding sequence ATGTCGTTCAGCCTACCCGCGGACCCGCCAGCAGCCCGGAGCCTCACCGCCATCGTGCCGCAATTGCTTGCGTCGCTGACGGGCGACGGTGACTGGTTCGCGCCGGCCCGATCGGCGATCCTGATCCTCGTCGACGGTCTCGGTCGCGGGAACCTCACCGCCCGGGCCGGACACGCCCGGTTTCTGACGGGCGCGATGACGAAGAAGGATGCCGCGCGCAGCACTTTTCCCTCGACGACGGCCACGGCCCTCACCGGGCTTCTCACGGCGACCGACGCCGGCGCCCACGGAATCGTCGGATACCGTGCCCGTATCCCGGGGACCGATATCGCGCCCAACCAGCTCAAGGGGTGGGAGAGCGACGGACTCGACCCGATGACCTGGCAGCGCTCGGCGCCCCTGCTCGAACGGGAAGCCCACGCCGGACGTCCCACCTTCGTGGTGACCAAGGGGCTGTACCGCGACAGCGGCTTCACGCAGGCGATCCAGCGCGGGGCGGAGTTCGTCGCCGCCGCGACGCCGTCCGAGCGTCTCGCCGCTGCCGCGGAGCGCGCGGCCGCGCACCCCGGCGCACTGGTCTACGTGTACATCCCGGAGCTCGATACCCTCGGACACGCCTACGGGTGGGAGTCCGCACAGTGGCTGCAAGGACTGGAGGAGCTCGACGCGGACCTTCGCCGGTTCGACGCTCAGCTCGCCCCGGGTGTCGGCGCCCTCGTCACGGCTGACCACGGCATGGTCGACGTGCCGGCTCATCGGCAGGTGCTGCTGCGGGACGGCGATCCGCTGCTCCAGGGTGTGCGGCTGGTGGCGGGGGAGCCTCGAATGCTGCAGCTCTACACGGAGGACCGCGAGTCTCGCGCCGTCGCGGAGCGCTGGAGTGAGGCCGAGCAGTCGCGCTCGTGGGTGATGACGCGCGACGAAGCGATCGATGCCGGCCTGTACGGCGCCGCGGTGCACCCCGACGTCCGCCCCCGCATCGGCGACGTGCTCGTCGCGGCCCGCAGCGCGGTGGCCTACTACGACGACCGCCTGGCCGACAAGAAGCCACAGCGGATGATCGGCCAGCACGGATCGTTGACAGATCAGGAACGCATCGTCCCGCTCATCAGACTCGGCGCGCTCGCGAAGGGCTGA
- a CDS encoding DNA gyrase/topoisomerase IV subunit A codes for MAASRTASIPEDHGRIEDVDVSAEMQDSFLEYAYSVIYSRALPDARDGLKPVQRRILFQMADMGLRPDRGHVKSARVVGEVMGKLHPHGDSAIYDALVRLAQPFALRVPLVDGHGNFGSLDDGPAAARYTEARLAPAALALTENLDEDVVDFVPNYDGQFQQPAVLPAAFPNLLVNGASGIAVGMATNMAPHNLNEVVAAAIHLLENPDATTAELMEFVPGPDLPGGGIIVGLDGITEAYETGRGTFRTRAKTSIESLGPRRTGIVVTELPYMVGAERVIEKIKDAVNAKKLTGIADVNDLTDRNHGLRLVIGIKTGFDPAAVLEQLYRLTPLEDSFGINNVALVDGQPQTLGLKPLLRVYLDHRIQVVTRRSRYRLARKQERLHLVEGLLIAILDIDEVIQVIRTSDDTEQARAKLMSVFDLSQVQAEYILELRLRRLTRFSRIELESEQDTLKKEIADLQALLASDVLLRQHVARELDAAAETFGTPRRTLLLNGGPVAPRSRSAAPADLQIADSPCRVLLSATGRMVRAELGESGEIVAPTRRAKHDGILSAVDTTTRGELGAVTTRGRLVRFSPIDLPSVPANAVQLAAGTRADQYLGLGSGEHVVAVVPLGDVVIALGTAQGVVKRVATSELAPGKHEAEIIALKDGDLVVGAAVAPDGAELVFVASDAQLLRFEAASVRPQGRAAGGMAGIRLSAGAAVVAFNVVTEPADAVVVTIAGSSQAIAGTDAGSAKVSMFDEFPPKGRATGGVRAQRFLKGEDVLTLAWIGAQPRALAADGAVRTLPEPGAKRDASGQPLDAVVAAVGTAIA; via the coding sequence ATGGCAGCTTCGCGCACCGCGTCCATTCCTGAAGACCACGGCCGCATCGAGGATGTCGATGTCTCCGCCGAGATGCAGGACTCGTTCCTGGAGTACGCGTACTCGGTCATCTACTCGCGCGCTCTCCCCGATGCCCGCGACGGTCTCAAGCCGGTGCAGCGGCGCATTCTGTTCCAGATGGCGGATATGGGGCTGCGACCCGACCGGGGGCACGTCAAGAGCGCCCGTGTCGTCGGCGAGGTCATGGGAAAGCTGCACCCGCACGGCGACTCGGCGATCTACGACGCGCTCGTGCGCCTCGCTCAGCCGTTCGCGCTGCGCGTGCCCCTGGTCGACGGCCACGGCAACTTCGGTTCGCTCGACGACGGGCCCGCGGCGGCGCGGTACACGGAAGCGCGCCTGGCTCCGGCCGCGCTCGCTCTCACGGAGAACCTCGACGAGGACGTCGTGGACTTCGTGCCCAACTACGACGGACAGTTCCAGCAGCCGGCCGTCCTCCCCGCCGCCTTCCCCAACCTGCTCGTCAACGGCGCCTCCGGCATCGCGGTGGGCATGGCGACCAACATGGCTCCGCACAACCTCAACGAGGTCGTCGCCGCTGCGATCCATCTGCTCGAGAACCCCGACGCCACCACCGCCGAGCTCATGGAGTTCGTCCCCGGACCGGACCTCCCCGGCGGCGGCATCATCGTCGGACTCGACGGCATCACCGAGGCGTACGAGACCGGACGCGGAACCTTCCGCACGCGGGCGAAGACATCGATCGAGTCGCTCGGCCCCCGCCGCACCGGCATCGTCGTGACGGAGCTGCCGTACATGGTGGGCGCCGAGCGCGTCATCGAGAAGATCAAAGACGCGGTCAACGCCAAGAAGCTCACGGGCATCGCGGACGTCAACGATCTCACCGACCGCAACCACGGCCTGCGCCTCGTCATCGGCATCAAGACCGGCTTCGATCCCGCGGCCGTCCTCGAGCAGCTCTACCGGCTCACCCCGCTGGAGGACTCCTTCGGCATCAACAACGTCGCCCTCGTGGACGGGCAGCCGCAGACCCTCGGTCTCAAGCCGCTGCTGCGGGTGTACCTCGATCACCGTATCCAGGTCGTGACGCGCCGCAGCCGCTACCGCCTCGCGCGCAAGCAGGAACGCCTCCACCTCGTCGAGGGTCTTCTTATCGCGATCCTCGACATCGACGAGGTCATCCAGGTCATCCGCACCTCCGACGACACCGAGCAGGCGCGAGCGAAGCTCATGAGCGTCTTCGACCTGTCGCAGGTACAGGCCGAGTACATCCTGGAGTTGCGCCTGCGGCGTCTCACGCGTTTCTCCCGTATCGAGCTGGAGTCCGAGCAGGACACGCTCAAGAAGGAGATCGCCGACCTCCAGGCTCTGCTGGCCAGCGATGTGCTCCTCCGGCAGCACGTCGCCCGAGAGCTGGATGCCGCGGCCGAGACCTTCGGCACACCCCGTCGCACCCTTCTGCTCAACGGCGGACCCGTCGCGCCGCGCTCACGCAGCGCCGCACCGGCAGACCTGCAGATCGCCGACTCCCCCTGCCGCGTGCTCCTGTCCGCGACCGGGCGGATGGTGCGCGCCGAACTCGGCGAGTCCGGCGAGATCGTCGCTCCGACGCGGCGGGCGAAGCACGACGGCATCCTGTCCGCTGTCGACACGACGACGAGGGGTGAGCTCGGCGCGGTGACGACGCGCGGCCGGCTGGTGCGCTTCTCGCCCATCGATCTGCCGTCGGTGCCGGCCAATGCCGTCCAGCTCGCAGCGGGCACCCGCGCCGACCAGTACCTGGGTCTGGGATCGGGTGAGCACGTCGTGGCTGTCGTGCCGTTGGGTGACGTCGTCATCGCGCTGGGCACCGCACAGGGAGTCGTCAAACGCGTCGCGACCTCGGAGCTCGCGCCCGGAAAGCACGAGGCCGAGATCATCGCGCTGAAGGACGGCGACCTCGTTGTGGGTGCGGCCGTGGCCCCCGACGGCGCTGAACTCGTCTTCGTGGCCTCCGACGCCCAGCTCCTGCGCTTCGAGGCTGCGAGCGTGCGGCCGCAGGGGCGCGCGGCGGGCGGCATGGCCGGCATCCGTTTGAGCGCGGGAGCCGCCGTCGTGGCCTTCAACGTGGTGACCGAACCGGCCGATGCCGTGGTCGTCACGATCGCCGGTTCATCCCAGGCGATCGCCGGGACCGACGCGGGCAGCGCGAAGGTGTCGATGTTCGACGAGTTCCCGCCGAAGGGTCGCGCGACCGGCGGCGTGCGCGCTCAGCGTTTTCTGAAGGGCGAGGACGTCCTCACTCTCGCGTGGATCGGTGCGCAGCCGCGGGCATTGGCGGCGGACGGCGCCGTGCGTACCCTGCCGGAGCCGGGGGCGAAGCGGGATGCCTCCGGACAGCCACTGGATGCGGTCGTCGCGGCCGTCGGCACGGCGATCGCCTGA
- a CDS encoding response regulator transcription factor: MTEPIRVIIVDDESLVRAALRVFLDSSDGFDLVGEADNGIDAIALVRSTHPDVVLMDVQMPKMDGIEATQRLTREFPGIKIVALTTFSSERVIVPMLSAGAAGFLVKDTSPDRILDAARLAHEGGYVLSPRVAKELVSSVQQNEPPAPRQLGREEELTERELEVVTLLALGMSNAEIAAAMFVSEATVKSHLGRITAKWGVRDRIQVLIRATQYGLVSLG; encoded by the coding sequence GTGACCGAACCGATTCGCGTGATCATCGTCGACGACGAGTCGCTGGTGCGCGCAGCACTGCGCGTCTTCCTGGACTCTTCAGACGGGTTCGATCTCGTCGGCGAGGCCGACAACGGCATCGACGCCATCGCGCTGGTGCGCAGCACGCACCCCGATGTCGTGCTCATGGACGTGCAGATGCCCAAGATGGACGGCATCGAGGCGACCCAGCGCCTCACGCGGGAGTTTCCCGGGATCAAGATCGTGGCGCTGACCACGTTCTCCTCGGAGCGGGTCATCGTCCCGATGCTCAGTGCCGGCGCCGCGGGCTTCCTGGTGAAGGACACGTCGCCCGACCGCATCCTCGACGCCGCGCGCCTGGCTCACGAGGGCGGCTACGTGCTTTCGCCACGCGTCGCGAAAGAACTCGTCAGCTCGGTGCAGCAGAACGAACCTCCCGCGCCGCGCCAGCTGGGCCGAGAGGAGGAGCTCACCGAACGGGAGCTGGAAGTGGTCACGCTTCTCGCGCTGGGAATGTCCAACGCGGAGATCGCCGCGGCGATGTTCGTGTCCGAAGCGACGGTCAAGTCACACCTCGGCCGCATCACGGCGAAGTGGGGCGTGCGCGATCGCATCCAAGTGCTGATCCGCGCAACCCAGTACGGTCTCGTCTCTCTGGGCTGA
- a CDS encoding sensor histidine kinase, whose protein sequence is MTTTITLAVAIFAWRPPVAAVVLSVAALIAGITGVSDSLLAGAAVVGLVAFTCSAMLTAVYVVTLAAWLAAVLARPETGFQPLGAFVIALLSLVSLSIGLAIRRQFERAQSLALQLEVSEREVAEQLKHERDLIADELHDIVAHEITIVALHAAVLDRTEDMQTRSQSQTAIREAAVQALTDIRRVLGMVRGEENLSPERVSSPDGITGTIAAVTKELGQAGIAVTADVPSDLRLPSASLVALTRVIRESATNVLKHATGARTVSIVLRVEHGWVHLTFADDSPPARTAGLPASGYGIMRLRERFRLFGGTFESERKSQGWVVSASLPLSG, encoded by the coding sequence GTGACGACGACCATCACGTTGGCTGTCGCTATCTTCGCGTGGCGGCCGCCGGTCGCGGCAGTCGTCCTCTCCGTGGCTGCTCTCATCGCCGGCATCACCGGAGTCTCCGACAGCCTCCTTGCGGGGGCAGCAGTCGTGGGGCTGGTTGCGTTCACCTGCAGCGCGATGCTCACCGCCGTGTACGTCGTGACATTGGCGGCATGGCTCGCCGCCGTTCTTGCTCGGCCCGAGACCGGGTTCCAACCCCTCGGCGCCTTCGTCATAGCCCTCCTCAGCCTCGTCAGTCTCTCGATCGGGCTGGCGATCCGGCGACAGTTCGAGAGGGCTCAATCTTTGGCATTACAACTCGAGGTGAGCGAGCGAGAGGTCGCGGAGCAGCTCAAACACGAACGAGACCTCATCGCGGACGAGCTGCACGACATCGTCGCGCACGAGATCACCATCGTCGCTCTGCACGCCGCGGTCTTGGACCGCACCGAAGACATGCAGACGCGGTCGCAGTCGCAGACGGCGATCCGCGAAGCGGCGGTTCAGGCGCTCACCGACATCCGTCGCGTGCTCGGGATGGTTCGCGGTGAAGAGAACCTCTCCCCCGAACGTGTGTCTTCGCCGGACGGGATCACGGGCACCATCGCTGCCGTCACGAAAGAACTCGGACAGGCGGGTATTGCGGTGACCGCGGATGTCCCCTCTGACCTCCGACTGCCGAGTGCATCCCTCGTCGCTCTCACCCGCGTGATCCGCGAGAGTGCGACGAACGTGCTCAAGCACGCCACCGGCGCCCGCACCGTCTCCATCGTCCTTCGGGTCGAGCATGGTTGGGTGCACCTCACCTTTGCCGACGACTCGCCGCCTGCACGCACAGCGGGGCTGCCCGCGTCGGGTTACGGCATCATGCGTCTTCGTGAGCGCTTCCGACTTTTCGGTGGCACTTTCGAATCGGAACGAAAGTCCCAGGGTTGGGTCGTCAGCGCCTCACTTCCGCTCTCGGGCTGA
- a CDS encoding DNA gyrase/topoisomerase IV subunit B, which translates to MTAEYSAHHLQVLEGLEAVRKRPGMYIGSTDSRGLMHCVWEIIDNSVDEALAGYGSRIDIVLHSDGSVEVRDRARGIPVDVEPRTGLSGVEVVFTKLHAGGKFGGGSYAASGGLHGVGASVVNALSERLDVEVDRDGKTYAMSFRRGEPGQFAGPGPESPFTPFEKASQLRVVGKAAKGVTGTRIRYWADRQIFTKDATFHAEELEQRARQTAFLIPGLEIAIIDQRGEEIVETSHRYDGGISEFADFLAPDAAITDTWRLTGSGTFTETVPVLQAGGAMVPTDVERECEVDIALRWGTGYETVTRSFVNIISTPKGGTHQAGFEQGLMKVVRSQVEQNARRLKVGAGEKLEKDDITAGLTAVLTVRLPEPQFEGQTKEILGTPAVRAIVANVVAKELAERFSSSKRDDKAQTALLLDKVVSEMKARISARTHKETQRRKNALESSSLPAKLADCRTSDVEQSELFIVEGDSALGTAKLARNSEYQALLPIRGKILNVQKASISDMLSNAECAAIIQTIGAGSGRSFDLDAARYGKIILMSDADVDGAHIRTLLLTLFFRYMRPLIEAGRVYAAVPPLHRVIVVNPGSKPNETIYTYSEQELHTLLAKVQKSGRRWQEPVQRYKGLGEMDADQLAETTMDRAGRLLRRVRVQDAEAVSGVFELLMGSDVAPRRDFIVTSSDRLDREAIDA; encoded by the coding sequence GTGACCGCCGAGTATTCCGCCCACCACCTCCAGGTGCTCGAGGGCCTGGAGGCTGTCCGCAAGCGTCCCGGCATGTACATCGGCTCGACGGACTCGCGCGGGCTCATGCATTGCGTCTGGGAGATCATCGACAACTCGGTCGACGAAGCCCTCGCGGGCTACGGCTCGCGAATCGACATCGTCCTGCACTCCGATGGCAGCGTCGAGGTCCGCGACCGTGCGCGCGGCATCCCGGTCGACGTCGAGCCGCGAACCGGGCTGAGCGGCGTGGAGGTCGTCTTCACGAAGCTGCACGCCGGCGGGAAGTTCGGCGGCGGCTCGTACGCGGCGTCGGGTGGCTTGCACGGCGTCGGCGCCTCCGTCGTCAATGCCTTGTCCGAGCGCCTGGATGTCGAAGTCGATCGCGACGGCAAGACCTATGCGATGTCGTTCCGTCGTGGAGAGCCCGGCCAGTTCGCGGGGCCCGGGCCCGAGTCGCCGTTCACCCCGTTCGAGAAGGCCTCGCAGTTGCGGGTCGTCGGCAAGGCTGCCAAGGGCGTCACCGGAACGCGCATCCGCTACTGGGCCGACCGTCAGATCTTCACCAAGGATGCGACATTCCACGCCGAGGAGCTGGAGCAGCGGGCGCGTCAGACGGCGTTCCTCATCCCGGGTCTGGAGATCGCGATCATCGATCAGCGCGGAGAGGAGATCGTCGAAACGTCCCATCGCTACGACGGCGGCATCTCCGAGTTCGCGGACTTCCTCGCGCCCGATGCGGCGATCACCGACACCTGGCGACTGACCGGGTCGGGCACGTTCACTGAGACCGTGCCCGTGCTGCAGGCGGGCGGAGCGATGGTACCGACCGACGTCGAGCGCGAATGCGAGGTCGACATCGCGCTGCGCTGGGGGACGGGCTACGAGACGGTCACGCGCTCGTTCGTGAACATCATCTCGACACCCAAGGGCGGGACGCATCAGGCGGGCTTCGAGCAGGGCCTGATGAAGGTCGTCCGCAGTCAGGTCGAGCAGAATGCTCGACGCCTCAAGGTCGGCGCGGGGGAGAAGCTCGAGAAGGACGACATCACCGCCGGTCTGACGGCCGTTCTCACTGTGCGACTGCCCGAACCCCAGTTCGAGGGCCAGACGAAGGAGATCCTGGGCACGCCCGCTGTTCGCGCCATCGTCGCGAATGTGGTCGCCAAGGAGCTCGCCGAGCGATTCTCTTCGAGCAAGCGCGACGACAAGGCACAGACCGCGCTGCTGCTCGACAAGGTCGTGTCCGAGATGAAGGCGCGAATCTCGGCCCGCACGCACAAAGAGACCCAGCGCCGTAAGAACGCCCTCGAGTCGTCGTCATTGCCCGCGAAGCTCGCCGACTGTCGGACCTCGGACGTCGAGCAGTCGGAGTTGTTCATCGTCGAGGGCGACTCGGCCCTCGGCACGGCGAAGCTCGCGCGCAACAGTGAGTATCAGGCGCTGCTGCCCATTCGCGGCAAGATCCTCAACGTCCAGAAGGCCTCGATCAGCGACATGCTCTCCAACGCGGAATGCGCGGCGATCATTCAGACGATCGGGGCGGGGTCCGGTCGAAGCTTCGACCTCGATGCGGCGCGCTACGGCAAGATCATCCTGATGAGCGACGCCGACGTCGACGGCGCGCACATCCGCACGCTTCTGCTGACGCTGTTCTTCCGCTACATGCGGCCGCTGATCGAGGCGGGTCGCGTGTACGCCGCCGTCCCGCCGCTGCACCGCGTCATCGTGGTCAATCCGGGCTCGAAGCCGAACGAGACGATCTACACGTACTCGGAGCAGGAGCTGCATACTCTCCTCGCGAAGGTGCAGAAGTCGGGACGGCGCTGGCAGGAGCCGGTGCAGCGCTACAAGGGACTCGGCGAGATGGATGCCGATCAGCTCGCCGAGACCACGATGGACCGTGCGGGGCGACTGCTGCGGCGCGTACGCGTTCAGGATGCCGAGGCGGTCTCGGGAGTGTTCGAACTGCTCATGGGCAGCGATGTGGCACCGCGACGCGACTTCATCGTCACCTCCAGCGACCGACTCGACCGTGAGGCCATCGACGCCTGA
- a CDS encoding DUF7455 domain-containing protein, protein MSMSTTAEPDVLEYRLTATDRCDSCGAQAYIAAEVNGSELLFCAHHGRKYEEKLRAIATSWHDETARLADAR, encoded by the coding sequence ATGAGCATGTCGACCACCGCTGAGCCTGACGTCCTCGAGTACCGACTGACCGCGACGGACCGTTGCGACTCGTGTGGCGCGCAGGCCTACATCGCGGCCGAGGTCAACGGCAGCGAACTGCTGTTCTGTGCGCACCACGGACGCAAGTACGAAGAGAAGCTGCGCGCAATCGCGACGTCGTGGCACGACGAGACGGCTCGTCTGGCCGACGCGCGCTGA